The following are from one region of the Gloeomargarita lithophora Alchichica-D10 genome:
- the cas2 gene encoding CRISPR-associated endonuclease Cas2, with amino-acid sequence MAETKHWYLICYDIRDPKRWRKAFKLLKGYGESVQLSIFRCHLSERLREKLRWELEQILETEDRLLLVGLCGRCADRITAYNREETWKELPGFQIF; translated from the coding sequence ATGGCGGAAACTAAACACTGGTATCTCATCTGTTATGATATTCGTGACCCGAAGCGGTGGCGAAAAGCGTTTAAGTTGTTGAAAGGATACGGAGAAAGCGTACAATTATCTATTTTTCGATGTCATTTAAGCGAGCGTTTACGGGAAAAATTGCGATGGGAATTAGAGCAAATTTTAGAGACGGAAGACCGTTTGCTTTTGGTGGGATTGTGTGGGCGTTGTGCCGACCGGATCACCGCTTATAATCGGGAGGAAACCTGGAAAGAGTTGCCTGGATTTCAGATATTCTAG
- a CDS encoding type I-MYXAN CRISPR-associated endonuclease Cas4/Cas1, with amino-acid sequence MITTLPAPVVEQETIRVSALHALAYCPRLFYLEEVEELYTQDEAVFAGRRLHVELEKDEDTEELFLESVELGLRGKVDALRERDGQIIPYEHKRGRCRRGDNYQPQAWDSDHLQILAYAYLIELALNTTVLEGRIRYHRDNVLVKIPVNDVGRQKVRDAVEQARNLRQSPQRPPVTNNEKLCVRCSLAPVCLPEEARLAQDPERAPLRLFPKDEERQIIHVMEPGTKVGKSGEEIKITPLDEPAKKIPARMVDQLVLHSFAQISTQALHLCAYQQIGVHFVSGGGRYMGSLDTRQGSIQRRIQQYKALTDPELCLRLARQLVQCRGQGQRRFLMRGERPPELQQTIDQMKALLKQVESVDSIASLLGFEGNLAALYFQGLPLSLSPNIDPELQFSGRNRRPPQDCFNCLLGFGYALLLKDVNHSILTVGLEPALGFYHQPRSQAYPLGLDLMEIFRVPLVDMIVVASINRGQWQVREDFEKRGQQVWLTDVGRKKFIELYERRKGESWKHPVTNYSLTYRRLIELEVRLLEKEWNGEGGLFAQLVLR; translated from the coding sequence ATGATTACCACTCTACCTGCTCCGGTCGTTGAACAGGAAACCATCCGGGTTTCTGCGCTCCATGCCCTGGCCTATTGCCCACGTTTATTTTATCTCGAAGAGGTTGAAGAACTTTATACCCAGGATGAAGCGGTATTCGCAGGGCGTAGATTGCACGTTGAATTAGAAAAAGATGAAGACACGGAAGAACTGTTTTTAGAAAGTGTTGAATTGGGCTTGCGCGGTAAAGTTGATGCACTTAGGGAACGGGATGGACAGATCATTCCCTACGAACATAAACGGGGTCGTTGTCGGCGGGGTGATAATTATCAACCCCAGGCGTGGGATAGTGACCATTTGCAAATTTTAGCCTATGCCTATTTGATTGAATTGGCACTGAATACAACGGTTTTAGAGGGAAGAATTCGTTACCATCGGGATAATGTTTTAGTAAAAATTCCGGTGAATGATGTAGGTCGTCAGAAAGTTCGAGATGCGGTCGAACAGGCCAGAAATTTGCGACAATCGCCCCAAAGACCACCGGTAACGAATAATGAAAAATTATGTGTGCGTTGTTCCCTTGCGCCGGTTTGTTTGCCCGAAGAAGCGCGATTAGCTCAAGACCCAGAGCGGGCACCATTACGTTTATTTCCCAAGGATGAAGAGCGGCAAATTATTCATGTGATGGAACCAGGAACTAAAGTCGGAAAAAGCGGTGAAGAAATAAAAATTACACCACTCGATGAGCCAGCCAAAAAAATACCAGCCCGGATGGTAGATCAGTTGGTATTACATAGTTTTGCCCAAATATCTACCCAGGCACTCCATCTCTGTGCTTACCAACAGATTGGGGTGCATTTTGTGTCGGGTGGTGGACGGTACATGGGTAGTTTGGACACTCGCCAAGGGAGTATTCAAAGACGCATTCAACAATATAAAGCTCTCACAGACCCAGAACTCTGCCTGCGATTGGCACGGCAACTGGTGCAATGTCGGGGGCAAGGACAACGGCGGTTTTTGATGCGGGGGGAACGACCGCCAGAATTACAGCAAACCATTGACCAAATGAAAGCATTGTTAAAACAGGTAGAATCGGTGGATTCTATTGCATCCTTATTGGGTTTTGAAGGCAATTTAGCGGCCTTATATTTTCAAGGTTTGCCACTTTCACTTTCCCCTAATATTGACCCTGAGTTACAATTTTCTGGCCGCAATCGTCGTCCGCCTCAGGATTGTTTTAATTGTTTGTTGGGGTTTGGTTATGCTTTGCTTTTGAAGGATGTTAATCATTCAATTTTAACAGTGGGTTTAGAACCTGCTTTGGGTTTTTATCATCAACCAAGGAGTCAGGCGTATCCTTTAGGTTTGGATTTGATGGAAATTTTCCGAGTGCCTTTGGTGGATATGATTGTGGTTGCGTCTATCAATCGCGGGCAGTGGCAAGTACGAGAAGATTTTGAAAAACGAGGTCAACAGGTGTGGCTTACGGATGTGGGACGCAAAAAATTTATCGAACTCTATGAGCGGCGCAAAGGGGAAAGCTGGAAACATCCGGTAACAAATTATTCTCTGACCTATCGGCGTTTAATTGAACTGGAAGTACGTCTGTTAGAGAAAGAATGGAACGGAGAAGGGGGGTTATTTGCTCAACTCGTTTTGAGGTAG
- the cas5 gene encoding CRISPR-associated protein Cas5 — MNQIFYLECPCTSFPRSFARDFKETYLYPPPSTLYGFFLSLVGEENMIAHLGVKLAIGIIGNDPPVSRIVRKQRSHKFVVGGDATKRINKYGEGIYPSQNYSKPNFQELLTDVRVAIRLDSSNESANIKLSERVAIVFSSPNQIVRFGGLSLGESWAMVNGIRNYRETDGVIRWLVRDKRGLIGLPVWVDRKTGQGTFQRFELSNQWQEDCWVDIQTPVTLPRVLNKSRRKK, encoded by the coding sequence TCCCCCGTAGTTTTGCTAGAGACTTCAAGGAAACCTATCTTTACCCGCCCCCTTCAACTTTGTATGGATTTTTTCTATCCTTAGTAGGTGAAGAGAATATGATCGCCCACTTGGGTGTGAAGTTAGCGATCGGAATAATTGGAAACGATCCTCCTGTATCTCGGATTGTCCGTAAACAGCGTAGCCATAAATTTGTGGTTGGTGGCGATGCAACGAAACGAATAAACAAATATGGGGAGGGTATTTATCCCAGCCAAAACTATTCTAAGCCGAACTTTCAGGAGTTACTAACAGATGTGAGGGTGGCTATCAGATTAGATTCGAGCAATGAATCAGCCAATATAAAACTATCGGAACGAGTAGCAATCGTTTTTTCTTCTCCCAATCAAATTGTCCGCTTTGGTGGTTTAAGTTTAGGGGAGTCTTGGGCAATGGTAAATGGGATTCGTAATTATCGTGAAACCGATGGCGTGATTCGTTGGTTAGTAAGAGATAAGAGGGGTTTGATTGGTTTACCGGTTTGGGTTGATAGAAAAACAGGACAAGGAACATTTCAGCGGTTTGAACTAAGTAATCAATGGCAGGAAGATTGTTGGGTTGATATTCAAACACCAGTAACTCTTCCTAGGGTGCTGAATAAATCAAGAAGGAAGAAATAG